The window GCTCCCTGGAATTCATGGCCCCCGAGCGGGTGATGGGAGCCGAGGTCGGCCCCGCCTCCGACCTCTGGTCCCTCGGCGCCACCCTGGCCACCGTCTGCGGCGGCCAGTCCCCCTTCCGCAGACCCGCCCGCCCCGCCACCCTGCACGCCGTCGCCTACGCCGAACCCACCCTCAGCGAACGGCTCGGCCCCCTGCGCCCGGTCATCGAAGCCCTGCTGCGCAAGTCCCCCCACGAACGCCCCACCACCACCCACACCCGCCAGGCACTGCACCACATCGCGACCGGCCACACGGACCCCGAACCACTGCTGCCCTCACCCACCGGACACACGACCCGGCCCACACCCACGCCCACACCCACGCCCGCGCCCACGCCTGCGCCCGGACCCCAGCTGGCCGACGCGGACACCCTCACCCGCGGCCGCCAGCACCCGGCCCCCGCCGGACACAGCGGGCAGAGCGGGCAGAGCGGGCAGACAGCCACGCACACCACCTCGCTCAGGCCCACGCCCCAGCCCTCCTCCAGCTCCCGCGGCGCGAAGCGGCTGGGCTGGACCCTGGCCGCAACGGCCGCACTGGCGGCGGGCGTTGCCGGGAGCCTGTTCCTCACCGGAGTCCTGCCGCTGACGAAGGACCCGGTCACCACGACCACCCGGCAGGCCGTGAAATCCACCACCGGCTGGCAGCCAGTGCGAGGGATGACCATCCAACAAGGCGACAAGGTCACCGTCCGCTTCCTCTCGGGCCAATGGACCGTCGACCACGTCAACATCCCCATGACCGGCCCGGCCGGCTACACCACCGCCATCGACCAGTCACTCGCCGGCGCCAAGGACTGCAAGATCAAACCCGCGGCACCGTTCGGCACCCTCCTGGCCCGCCTCACCGGCCAACAGAATCCTCCCCTCCACTCCGCCGGACGGAAACTGACCTTCAAAGCAGCCGACGAAGGCACCCTGCAACTGGCCATCAACGACATCGCCGACCGATGCGTCCACGACAACAAAGGCACCC is drawn from Streptomyces liliifuscus and contains these coding sequences:
- a CDS encoding serine/threonine-protein kinase; the protein is MLSGDGDHQAGTRSEHGSGRGSGRGSGRLVAGRYLLHDILGQGGMGTVWRAHDQLLDRPVAVKELHILTHGDEEHRIRLRRAVREARAVARVPHPHVVGVHDLAESQDRLWIVMELIEGPSLAQHLTEHGPLTAQHTATLGLQLLDALVAVHAAGTLHRDVKPANVLLRRDGNAVLTDFGIAVLDDGEFLTTTGELIGSLEFMAPERVMGAEVGPASDLWSLGATLATVCGGQSPFRRPARPATLHAVAYAEPTLSERLGPLRPVIEALLRKSPHERPTTTHTRQALHHIATGHTDPEPLLPSPTGHTTRPTPTPTPTPAPTPAPGPQLADADTLTRGRQHPAPAGHSGQSGQSGQTATHTTSLRPTPQPSSSSRGAKRLGWTLAATAALAAGVAGSLFLTGVLPLTKDPVTTTTRQAVKSTTGWQPVRGMTIQQGDKVTVRFLSGQWTVDHVNIPMTGPAGYTTAIDQSLAGAKDCKIKPAAPFGTLLARLTGQQNPPLHSAGRKLTFKAADEGTLQLAINDIADRCVHDNKGTLTVQVTVTHQP